The region GGTGATCACACTAACTCGGCGGCTTTCTAAATCAAGTGCACCTATAGTATGACCATTCGCAAACGAGTCTTCAGTCAACAAAATCGCGTGAGCAAATTCAATGCGATCAATGGCTTGGGCACTCATATCGGTGTGCTCACCTTGAAAGAAGCCGTGTAGATGGTTGTAGTGGTTTTTACGCTCTTTTTGCACGCGGCGCACCACACGTGAAAACGGTACACCGCTGAGCGTGAGTACTTGCGACACGAGCATTAACGCCCCTTCCAAACTCTCTGGGACGACTTCGTTCGCCCCCGCCTTTTGCAGCATGTCGAGTTGATCATCATTTCGGGTTCTCACCAAGATTGGCACTTCTGGCGCTAAACTGCGCACCCGCTGGATCACTTCCGCGGATTGTTTGTCTTCGCCAAAGGCAATAACCACTAACTTCGCTTGGTCGAGATGTGCGGCGTGTAGTAACTCAGTTTGTCGTGACGAGCCAAACAGCACGTTCTCTCCCGCCTCACGCGCTTTACGCGTTCTTAAAGGGTCAATATCAATGGCGACAAATTCAATGCTTTCTTGCTTTAAAAAGCGGCTCACCGTTTGCCCAATACGGCCAAAACCACAAATGATCACGTGATCTTTTAGCGTTTGCGTGCCATCGGGTAAGTCGGCTAAATCTGAGGTATCTACGGGCTCTTCATTTGCTAACCAACGCCCCCATTTACGCGCATTGTTAATAATGTACGGAGTAATTGCCATACTGATAACACCTGCGCCAAGCAGCAGTGAGGCAACATTATTTGCCAGCACATTCACTTGTGTTGCCAAGGCAACCAATACAAAGCCAAATTCACCCATTTGTGCAAGCATAAAACCCGTTGCCCAAGCATCTTTGCTGGCTTCGCCAGCGCGCACCGCTAACCATTTGATCACCACCACTTTAAGCAGCATAAAAGCGATCATCGTGAGTAGTAGTGTGACAGGCGATGCCAGCAATAAACTGATATCTAACTTCATGCCAACGGTGACGAAGAATAAACCAAGCAAAATATCGCGGTACGGACGAATATCCGCCTCTAACTGATACTTGTATTCACTTTCACCTAACATCATGCCCGCCAAAAATGCCCCGAGTGCCATCGACAAACCAAACCATTGAGTCAGCGAAGCGGCCATTAAGGTAACCAGTAAGGTGGTTAAGACAAATAATTCGTCGGTACGCACACGGGCAACTAAGTTAAATAGGCGTGGCAGCAGCCATTTGCCAGCCAGTAGCAAAATGCCAACAACGAATACACCTTTTACCAAAGCCCAAGCCAAGGCCAAAAACATGGAGCCATCGTTTTGAGGTGAAAGCATCGGAATAATAATCAGCAGCGGGACAACGGCGACATCTTGAAAGAGCAATACCGCAACGGTAATTTGCCCCGATTTGCGCTTCATCGCCCCCGTTTCACTGAGCTGACGGATCACAATTGCCGTAGACGAAAGCGCCAAAATGCCACCAACCACAAAGGCACTGCCAAAAGACAAGCCAAAGAACATCGACACGACCATAAAGATGACCATGGATATCGCCACTTGTAAGCTACCCACAGCGACCACCAAATGCCGCATTGCCAACAATTTAGGCAGTGAAAACTCCAACCCGAGTGTAAACAGCAAAAAGACAATACCGAGCTCGGCAAAATGCTCATAATCCATGTGCTCGTTGGCGAGCGCAAGACCGTGCTCGCCCACTAACACGCCGGCAACTAAATACGCCAAAATCGCGGGTAAATTTAATTTGCGAAACAAAAATACTATCAATACCGCACACGCTAGGATGGCGAGAATTTCAAGATGTGCTATCACATCTGCTCCTTGCAATTTGTGGCTTGCCTAGAATCGTCTAGAGCCGTCTGGAAATGTAGAGGGTTTGGGCTTGTATTACCCTGCTTCACTTATACCTTACTATTCAATTAATTAAAACAGCTAACTCGTCCGTCCAAGACTCGGCACGCCCTTTGCATTATCAATCGCATCACAGCGGTATAACAATTTTTTGACATACCACAAACGCAGTAGCAGCAGGTAGTTTTATGCAAACGCTTAATTTATTAGAACAACAATTTTCCAACTTTAATGCGTTCAGGTTATTTGAATCTAATCATTTAGAATCCAATCAACGCGGTCTTGCGCTATTAGAACAACTGCAAACCACACTTGATCTTAACGAGCTACTCAACAAGTACGCTATGGTGGCTAGCAAATATATTGAGTTTACTGGACTAACTTTTAAGGCGGAAAGCGTCGAAGCGACAATCAGAGGCAGTCGTCAAGGCAAGATCAAACGCCAGTTCAACTTATCTATTAACGGTCAACAACTTGGCAGATTAACTTACAGTTTAAATGCGCCAATCTCAGGAAGCACTGAAAAAGTGATGAACGAGCTACACCGTTATTTGCTTCACCCGCTGAACAATGCCCTAACTTACCGCACTGCGCTAATGTTAGCGATGCAGGATAGCCTAACAGGGCTTGGCAATCGTCGTTACTTTGACGAACAGCTCAAACGCGCAATGCACCAAGCCAACCGCAGTAATAACAAAGTAGGTCTTATCGTCGCTGATCTCAACAAGTTTAAGGTTATTAACGACACTTTTGGCCATGCAGTTGGCGACAAAGTGTTAATACACTTTGCCGATGCGCTGCGCGTTAGTGTGCGTGACTCAGACAGCTTATTCCGCTTTGGTGGTGATGAGTTTGTGGTACTGATTGAATGCGCTGGTGACGAATCACTTGAGGTAATTTATCACCGCATTCACGAGGCCGTTGCCGCCGATGGCTACTTAGAAAAGTATCAAGTGTCTTGCTGCTTGGGCGCGACCTTTATGAAGTGTGGTGATACCGAAAAAAGCTTCTTTGAGCGCGCTGATCAAGCCTTATACCGGAAGAAAACAAACGCGGCGCCACTGCTAAGCTTGGTCTAGGCTTGTCTTAGCCATGTCTTATTCATGGCGACTACCTCACCACTGCTGCTGTGTTACCTGTTTACTTGCTGGGCTTTTAGTTCGGCAAGTGCACTATTTACCTCATTGGGCGTTGCCCCAATCAACAAACGGCAAAATCTTACCGCTTTGGCAAATTGCGAGGTGCCAAGAATTGCCAATGTTTTAACCAATATTTGTCGATTAAATCTAAAGTTACCGCTGTAGTGCTTTATGGCATCATCAATTGACGGATAAACAACACCATCAAATTCAAACGTTATCGGCTCAATGTCATCGTCGATATCCACACCGCCTTGCGATAGCGGCCAGGCTTGGAAATTCACCCTATCTCTGGCAACTTCATACATAAACCAAGCACTGCGCTGAAACGATTCAAAGTTACCGCCTTCAAAACCTGCATTGGCTAGTTCTTCTTGCGTCCAATTTAGGCCAATAGCTAAGTCTTTTCGGTATTTGTGAATAAGTGATTTTTTGACACTGGCGCGCACCGCCCACACATGGTTCACTTTCGCTTGGTAAGCAAATGGCCGACATTCGCGGCAACTTGGCAACGTTAACTGGGGGTGCGGGCAACTGAGCACAATATGGCGAGTATGAGGAAAAGTGACGAATTGATCACTTGGCTCACCACAAAACCAGCAGGTATGACGATACGCAAATGGAATATCGACGAGTAGATCAATGCGTTCCTGCATATGTTTCCTGCATTTGTTTTCTGATCAGTTTATTGATGCTGCGCTGTTTGATACCTGTTAAAGCTATCTGCGTTTATTCGCTTTTTTAGGTGACTTAGCTTTGCCTTTAGGCTTTATTTTGCCACCAGCTTTTTTACCTGCCGCTTTTTGGCTCATACCTTTTTTACCGGCACCATTTTTTTCGGCGCCTTTTTTATTGGCACCATTTTTTTCAGCAATTACGCGGTTTTTATCACGCGTTGTTTGGTAACGATTTTTCTTCGCCGCTTCGGTCAAATGACGCTTACTCGCGTCATACTCAGATTCGGTCATTTCATAGCCTGGTAACACAATTTTTTCAAATTTACGGCCAATAAGCTGTTCAATATTACCTAAGAATTTTTCATCTTTAGGGCTAACTAATGAAATGGCAGTCCCTGATTTGCCCGCACGCCCTGTACGGCCAACGCGGTGAACATAGTCTTCCGCTAAAAACGGTAAATGAAAGTTCACCACATACGGTAGGTTAGGAATATCTAGGCCGCGCGCCGCAACATCGGTGGCTACGAGCACGCGTACCTCACCCGCAACAAACTGCTCCAGTGCTTTGTTACGCGCACCTTGTGATTTTTCACCGTGGCAAAGCGCTGCCTTGATACCGTCAAGCTTTAGCTCTTTCGCCAATTGATTGGCACTTTCTCGCGTGCCAGCAAAGACCATCACTTGGTGCCAGTTATTCACACCAATAATTTCAGAAAGCAGCTCGCGTTTACGCGCCTCTGATACCCAGTAAACCGCCTGCTTCACTTTACCTGACGTGGTATTTTGTTTGGCAACTTCAATGGTTTTGGGCGTATGCAGAATTTGGTTTGCAAGGGTTTTGACCTTGTTAGAGAAAGTCGCACTAAACATTAACGTTTGATGCTTGTGCTTAATTTGCGCGGTAATGCGC is a window of Thalassotalea euphylliae DNA encoding:
- a CDS encoding monovalent cation:proton antiporter family protein — its product is MIAHLEILAILACAVLIVFLFRKLNLPAILAYLVAGVLVGEHGLALANEHMDYEHFAELGIVFLLFTLGLEFSLPKLLAMRHLVVAVGSLQVAISMVIFMVVSMFFGLSFGSAFVVGGILALSSTAIVIRQLSETGAMKRKSGQITVAVLLFQDVAVVPLLIIIPMLSPQNDGSMFLALAWALVKGVFVVGILLLAGKWLLPRLFNLVARVRTDELFVLTTLLVTLMAASLTQWFGLSMALGAFLAGMMLGESEYKYQLEADIRPYRDILLGLFFVTVGMKLDISLLLASPVTLLLTMIAFMLLKVVVIKWLAVRAGEASKDAWATGFMLAQMGEFGFVLVALATQVNVLANNVASLLLGAGVISMAITPYIINNARKWGRWLANEEPVDTSDLADLPDGTQTLKDHVIICGFGRIGQTVSRFLKQESIEFVAIDIDPLRTRKAREAGENVLFGSSRQTELLHAAHLDQAKLVVIAFGEDKQSAEVIQRVRSLAPEVPILVRTRNDDQLDMLQKAGANEVVPESLEGALMLVSQVLTLSGVPFSRVVRRVQKERKNHYNHLHGFFQGEHTDMSAQAIDRIEFAHAILLTEDSFANGHTIGALDLESRRVSVITLKRDGKEIDEPDNTTLLQAQDTLVLRGKPRRVERTERYLHEGD
- a CDS encoding GGDEF domain-containing protein encodes the protein MQTLNLLEQQFSNFNAFRLFESNHLESNQRGLALLEQLQTTLDLNELLNKYAMVASKYIEFTGLTFKAESVEATIRGSRQGKIKRQFNLSINGQQLGRLTYSLNAPISGSTEKVMNELHRYLLHPLNNALTYRTALMLAMQDSLTGLGNRRYFDEQLKRAMHQANRSNNKVGLIVADLNKFKVINDTFGHAVGDKVLIHFADALRVSVRDSDSLFRFGGDEFVVLIECAGDESLEVIYHRIHEAVAADGYLEKYQVSCCLGATFMKCGDTEKSFFERADQALYRKKTNAAPLLSLV
- a CDS encoding DEAD/DEAH box helicase, which translates into the protein MSVDAIGLSEGLLKAVKLCGYKQLTPIQQQAIPVIRTGADILASAQTGTGKTAAFTLPILDKLAHQASPEAPVLKALILTPTRELAIQVGENIKEYSQFLPIKHGVIFGGAGMAGQEKVLKAGVDILVATPGRLLEHLQQRNLSLSQVKYMVLDEADRMLDMGFLTDIERITAQIKHKHQTLMFSATFSNKVKTLANQILHTPKTIEVAKQNTTSGKVKQAVYWVSEARKRELLSEIIGVNNWHQVMVFAGTRESANQLAKELKLDGIKAALCHGEKSQGARNKALEQFVAGEVRVLVATDVAARGLDIPNLPYVVNFHLPFLAEDYVHRVGRTGRAGKSGTAISLVSPKDEKFLGNIEQLIGRKFEKIVLPGYEMTESEYDASKRHLTEAAKKNRYQTTRDKNRVIAEKNGANKKGAEKNGAGKKGMSQKAAGKKAGGKIKPKGKAKSPKKANKRR